The following proteins come from a genomic window of Leptospira bandrabouensis:
- the galE gene encoding UDP-glucose 4-epimerase GalE, with the protein MRILVTGGAGYIGSHIVLELMELGHEILIVDDMQKGNEANLFPGNEFIKGEIQNPDILKQAFAKKVDAVFHFAAWKAAGESMTDPLKYTMNNLNGTFTLLDAMVKYGCQYFVFSSSAAVYGAPKYLPIDEKHPLNPENYYGYTKLCIEENLEWFDKLKGLKSARLRYFNAAGYDPKGRINGIEKTPANLLPIIMEVASGIRNGYEIFGTDYDTEDGTCVRDYIHVSDLAKAHVLALNYIMSKNESLTVNLGSESGYSVKEMADLSEKVVGKTIPHKTGPRRAGDPAKLLASSAKARELLHWKPVYSDAETLLSSMWNLYKNL; encoded by the coding sequence ATGAGAATTCTCGTCACCGGGGGAGCCGGTTATATTGGAAGCCATATTGTATTAGAGCTCATGGAACTTGGCCATGAGATTCTTATTGTAGATGACATGCAAAAAGGAAACGAAGCCAATTTGTTTCCTGGAAATGAATTCATCAAAGGGGAAATCCAAAATCCAGATATTTTAAAACAAGCATTTGCAAAAAAAGTAGATGCTGTTTTTCACTTTGCCGCTTGGAAAGCTGCAGGTGAATCCATGACAGACCCACTTAAGTATACAATGAATAACTTAAATGGAACCTTTACTTTGTTAGATGCAATGGTAAAATACGGATGTCAGTATTTTGTATTTTCCTCTTCTGCGGCCGTTTATGGAGCACCAAAATACCTTCCTATCGATGAAAAACATCCACTAAATCCTGAAAACTACTACGGATATACAAAGTTATGTATTGAAGAAAACTTGGAATGGTTTGATAAACTAAAAGGTTTAAAATCAGCTCGATTGCGTTATTTCAATGCAGCAGGTTATGATCCCAAAGGTAGAATCAATGGAATTGAAAAAACGCCTGCCAATTTGTTACCGATCATCATGGAAGTTGCTTCAGGGATTCGTAATGGTTACGAAATTTTTGGGACAGATTATGATACAGAAGATGGAACTTGTGTTCGTGATTACATCCATGTTTCTGATTTAGCAAAAGCCCATGTTTTGGCACTAAACTACATCATGTCGAAAAATGAAAGTTTGACGGTAAATTTAGGTTCGGAATCTGGATATTCAGTGAAAGAAATGGCTGACCTTTCAGAAAAAGTAGTTGGAAAAACCATTCCTCACAAAACGGGCCCTAGGCGAGCAGGAGATCCTGCAAAACTTTTAGCATCTTCCGCAAAAGCTAGAGAACTTCTCCATTGGAAACCTGTTTATAGTGATGCAGAAACTCTACTTTCGAGCATGTGGAATCTGTATAAAAACTTATAA
- a CDS encoding M15 family metallopeptidase, with the protein MLRTKYITLLFVSLFLVCGEKPVKTTEPDLYLGIEKKSYLTGKFNSPGPLAPVILEENGKDHFLRPDVKKALHQMINDFEDSKPSSYKQHIFLVSSFRNFNHQKGIWESKFTGKKVMRSPIKGKTPEEITNLILEFSSAPGTSRHHWGTDFDINALDNAYFEENGKGKILYDWLKQNAAKYGFCQPYSSLSTRNNKGYQEEKWHWSYAPVSNKLTKEWIKGFTTGEIQLTGSFLGAEVLGDRALDYVSSINPDCEKIKIPSL; encoded by the coding sequence ATGTTACGAACTAAATACATAACCTTGTTATTTGTTTCTTTATTTTTAGTTTGCGGTGAAAAACCAGTTAAAACAACCGAACCTGATTTGTATTTGGGTATAGAAAAAAAATCCTACTTAACAGGGAAATTCAATTCTCCAGGGCCACTAGCGCCAGTTATACTGGAAGAAAATGGAAAAGATCATTTCCTTCGACCAGATGTGAAAAAAGCACTTCACCAAATGATTAACGATTTTGAAGATTCAAAACCATCTTCATACAAACAACATATTTTTTTAGTATCTTCTTTTCGTAATTTTAATCATCAAAAAGGAATTTGGGAATCTAAATTCACGGGTAAAAAAGTAATGCGTTCGCCGATTAAAGGAAAAACGCCAGAAGAAATTACCAATTTGATTTTAGAATTTTCTAGTGCACCAGGAACTTCTCGCCACCACTGGGGAACTGATTTTGATATCAATGCTTTGGATAATGCCTATTTTGAAGAAAATGGAAAAGGTAAAATTCTTTATGATTGGCTAAAACAAAATGCTGCAAAATATGGATTCTGTCAACCTTACAGTAGTTTATCGACAAGAAATAATAAAGGTTACCAAGAAGAAAAATGGCACTGGTCTTATGCTCCGGTTTCCAATAAACTCACTAAAGAATGGATCAAAGGATTTACAACCGGAGAAATTCAATTAACTGGAAGTTTTTTAGGGGCTGAGGTTCTCGGAGACCGGGCTTTGGATTATGTAAGTTCCATAAACCCGGATTGCGAAAAAATTAAAATCCCTTCTTTATAA
- the recG gene encoding ATP-dependent DNA helicase RecG has protein sequence MKPGLDLSQSLSSLKGIGPKRRTILLEHGISTFFELLTYFPRRYLDRNFTKDIILKQGDVVTLLGTIADSYIVHGKKSRLHVGFRTLNNERINLVFFRGVNFFHKIFAVDRKVVISGKLEYFKGYQIVHPEYEFLSDKDDPEDSIHAGRIIPLYPSTEALKEEGLDSKGLRKLIHQVLEGGSITENLPQKLVKKRELLGRDKAFHEIHFPETMEAVQIARKRFAYEEFFYFQRLLLYKQRERQKIKRMLWPLPKSPSRENLEKNLPFELTEDQKIAVNTILSQTSSDSPSAFLLQGDVGSGKTITALLIGLHYIDNHIQVVFLAPTEILARQHYQTIYKFMGNMPFLGIELLLGGENKKIRLEKLARIKAGESNIIIGTHSLLQEDVVFSDLGLVVIDEQHKFGVDQRETIRSKGKNPDILAMTATPIPRTLCLTLYGDLTLVNIKTKPKGRKPIDTRWYKEDRRTGVYNSIRKYVSSGRQCYIVYPLVEESEKVDLESCTVAYENLRTNVFPDLKIGLLHGKMKSAEKELVMEKFKSGEIQILVTTTVVEVGVDVPNATILVVEHADRFGISQLHQLRGRVGRSDIESFCILMTGDFISDEGRDRLEALVTSNDGYYLAEKDLAIRGPGELLGVKQSGLPEFKIADLVTDRSLLDEAKEDASSFPLDDPSEIAELSTRFSEGKFLFAN, from the coding sequence ATGAAACCGGGACTTGATTTATCACAAAGTTTATCTTCTCTTAAAGGAATTGGACCTAAACGAAGAACCATTCTTTTGGAACATGGAATCTCAACTTTTTTTGAACTCCTTACTTATTTTCCACGTCGTTATTTGGATCGTAACTTTACAAAAGATATTATTTTAAAACAAGGGGATGTGGTCACTCTCCTTGGAACCATCGCTGATAGTTATATTGTTCATGGAAAAAAAAGTAGGTTACACGTTGGATTTAGAACCTTAAACAATGAACGTATCAATTTAGTATTTTTTCGTGGTGTGAATTTTTTTCATAAGATCTTTGCCGTTGATAGAAAGGTTGTGATCTCAGGAAAACTAGAATACTTCAAAGGTTACCAAATCGTTCATCCTGAGTATGAATTTTTATCTGATAAAGATGATCCAGAAGATTCCATCCATGCAGGTCGTATCATTCCCCTTTATCCGTCCACAGAAGCACTGAAAGAAGAGGGCCTTGATTCCAAGGGATTACGTAAATTGATACATCAGGTTTTGGAAGGTGGAAGTATCACGGAAAACCTACCACAGAAACTTGTCAAAAAACGAGAGTTACTTGGTCGAGATAAAGCCTTCCATGAAATTCATTTCCCTGAGACAATGGAAGCCGTACAAATTGCACGGAAACGATTTGCTTACGAAGAGTTTTTTTATTTTCAAAGACTCCTTCTTTACAAACAAAGAGAAAGGCAAAAAATTAAACGTATGCTTTGGCCACTTCCAAAATCTCCTTCCAGGGAAAATTTGGAAAAAAATCTTCCCTTCGAATTGACGGAAGATCAAAAAATTGCCGTAAATACCATTTTATCTCAAACTAGTTCGGATTCTCCCTCCGCTTTTTTATTACAAGGGGATGTGGGCTCTGGAAAAACCATAACAGCCTTACTCATTGGTCTTCATTATATCGATAACCATATCCAAGTGGTTTTTTTAGCACCAACGGAAATTTTGGCCCGCCAACATTACCAAACCATTTATAAATTTATGGGGAATATGCCTTTTCTTGGCATTGAACTACTGCTTGGTGGTGAGAATAAAAAAATTCGATTGGAAAAATTGGCAAGAATCAAAGCTGGTGAATCCAATATCATCATTGGAACTCATTCTTTATTACAAGAAGATGTAGTTTTTTCTGATCTTGGACTTGTTGTGATTGATGAACAACATAAGTTCGGTGTCGACCAAAGAGAAACCATTCGATCCAAAGGGAAAAATCCTGATATTTTGGCGATGACGGCCACACCAATTCCTCGAACACTTTGTCTTACTTTGTATGGAGATTTAACTTTAGTTAATATCAAAACTAAACCCAAAGGGCGTAAACCCATTGACACTCGTTGGTACAAGGAAGATCGAAGGACTGGCGTTTACAATTCGATTCGTAAATATGTAAGTTCAGGTAGACAATGTTATATTGTTTATCCGTTAGTGGAAGAATCGGAAAAGGTAGATTTAGAATCTTGTACAGTTGCTTATGAAAACTTAAGAACGAATGTATTTCCTGATTTGAAAATTGGTTTGTTACATGGGAAAATGAAAAGTGCCGAAAAAGAATTGGTGATGGAAAAATTCAAATCGGGAGAAATCCAAATCCTTGTCACAACCACTGTGGTGGAAGTGGGAGTGGATGTTCCCAATGCTACCATTTTAGTAGTCGAACATGCGGATCGGTTTGGAATTTCCCAATTACACCAGTTACGTGGTCGCGTAGGAAGAAGTGATATTGAAAGTTTTTGTATATTGATGACGGGTGATTTTATCAGTGACGAAGGAAGGGATCGTTTGGAAGCACTTGTCACTTCCAATGATGGCTATTATTTAGCCGAAAAGGATTTGGCGATTCGGGGACCAGGGGAACTTCTTGGAGTTAAACAAAGTGGTTTACCTGAGTTTAAAATTGCCGATTTAGTGACCGATCGTAGTTTACTTGATGAAGCCAAAGAAGATGCTTCTTCCTTTCCTTTGGATGATCCGAGTGAAATCGCAGAATTGAGTACAAGATTCAGTGAAGGCAAATTTTTATTTGCGAATTAG
- a CDS encoding metallophosphoesterase family protein, with protein sequence MKIIYLTDIHDGLHGLKRILQTTAADLYMFSGDIIYKAFFSFDRIIDFCGVQEELYYLLTERKDDSTPFDFTTHAIRFPEKYSTAIVEKSQKYRDLYKLAAKTMKEKYEIIEKLIIKYAKSPVYCLPGNYDLDLQYTELYQREVHRKSFEFANLKVSGYGGAPIWTSGIPEKLTVVFHEYTKNGKNYSEPEDFFREELPDICWIHNPAYGYFDNIPGVGKCGSQGIRRYLDDESPSLVVSGHVHEDQGIKKTRNTVFINPSNFGAVDSLHGFQEGGYFAEILMEGKKVVQSNLCQLRGENWHTLIEVDCSEKELKLISQNPISTVSSEDYIRGN encoded by the coding sequence ATGAAAATCATTTATCTAACGGATATCCATGATGGACTTCATGGTCTAAAACGAATTCTGCAAACCACTGCGGCAGATTTGTATATGTTTTCCGGAGATATTATTTATAAGGCTTTTTTTTCTTTTGATCGTATCATCGATTTTTGTGGAGTCCAAGAAGAGTTATATTATTTGTTAACGGAACGAAAAGACGATTCCACTCCTTTTGATTTTACAACACATGCCATTCGTTTTCCAGAAAAGTATTCGACGGCCATTGTAGAAAAATCGCAAAAGTATCGTGACTTGTATAAACTCGCTGCCAAAACGATGAAAGAAAAATATGAGATCATCGAAAAACTAATCATTAAATACGCAAAGTCGCCTGTTTACTGTTTGCCGGGAAATTATGATTTAGATTTACAATATACCGAATTATACCAACGCGAAGTTCATAGAAAAAGTTTTGAATTTGCAAATTTAAAAGTGTCAGGTTATGGGGGAGCTCCCATTTGGACTTCTGGAATCCCTGAGAAACTAACTGTTGTTTTTCATGAGTACACAAAGAACGGAAAAAACTATAGTGAACCAGAAGATTTTTTTCGAGAAGAACTCCCCGACATTTGTTGGATTCATAATCCTGCTTATGGTTATTTCGATAACATTCCTGGAGTTGGGAAATGTGGAAGCCAAGGGATTCGTCGTTATTTGGATGATGAGTCTCCTTCTCTTGTGGTTTCCGGTCATGTACACGAAGACCAAGGAATCAAAAAAACAAGAAATACTGTTTTTATCAACCCATCTAACTTTGGTGCTGTGGACTCTTTACATGGATTTCAAGAAGGTGGATATTTTGCCGAAATTCTTATGGAAGGGAAAAAAGTAGTTCAATCTAATCTTTGTCAATTGCGAGGAGAAAATTGGCATACTCTGATTGAAGTGGATTGTTCTGAAAAAGAATTGAAGTTAATTTCACAAAACCCGATTTCCACAGTGAGTTCCGAAGATTATATCCGAGGTAATTAG
- a CDS encoding NAD(P)H-dependent glycerol-3-phosphate dehydrogenase — translation MKIGIIGAGSFGTALGSILADKGYDVTLWTRSKDQARSITENHMNTKHMPDLVLPEKLKADTNLVHVVKDKDMIVSAPPSHALSGILKEIKDHIPPKVPIVSASKGIENESLRLVSEIFESELPGQFHSQLSYLSGPSFAKEMVKRVPTIVSIASKNEATAKRVQEIFSFTYFRTYWTPDVVGVEVGGALKNVIAIAAGVADGLGFGQNTRAALITRGLNEITRMGIKMGADPMTFLGPSGMGDLVLTCCGEGSRNRTVGFRLGKGEKLKDILASMNEVAEGVKTTLSAKNLSDKLGVEMAITQEVYRMLYEDKDPKEVVKALMSRDLKREGV, via the coding sequence ATGAAGATTGGTATCATAGGCGCCGGAAGTTTTGGCACTGCACTAGGTAGTATTTTAGCGGACAAGGGTTATGACGTGACCCTTTGGACTCGAAGTAAGGATCAAGCAAGATCCATAACTGAAAATCATATGAATACCAAACATATGCCCGATTTGGTACTCCCAGAGAAATTAAAAGCGGATACCAATCTTGTCCATGTTGTCAAAGACAAAGATATGATTGTTTCGGCTCCCCCAAGCCATGCACTCTCGGGGATTCTGAAAGAAATTAAAGACCATATTCCACCCAAAGTGCCGATTGTGTCTGCCTCCAAGGGGATCGAAAACGAAAGCCTACGGCTTGTTTCCGAAATTTTTGAATCCGAACTTCCTGGACAATTCCACTCGCAGCTTTCTTATCTCTCTGGACCCAGCTTTGCCAAAGAAATGGTGAAACGAGTTCCCACCATTGTTTCCATTGCGTCCAAAAACGAAGCCACCGCCAAACGAGTGCAAGAGATCTTTAGTTTTACTTACTTCCGAACTTATTGGACCCCCGATGTGGTTGGAGTTGAAGTGGGTGGTGCTTTAAAAAACGTCATCGCGATTGCTGCAGGTGTTGCCGACGGACTTGGGTTTGGCCAAAATACAAGAGCTGCTCTCATCACACGCGGGTTAAACGAGATCACAAGGATGGGAATCAAAATGGGAGCTGATCCCATGACTTTCCTTGGGCCATCGGGAATGGGAGATTTGGTTCTCACCTGTTGTGGGGAAGGATCCAGAAATCGGACAGTTGGCTTTCGTTTGGGTAAAGGTGAAAAACTAAAAGATATTTTAGCTTCTATGAACGAAGTTGCAGAAGGTGTCAAAACCACACTTTCTGCAAAAAATCTTTCTGACAAACTGGGTGTGGAAATGGCCATCACCCAAGAAGTCTATCGAATGTTATACGAAGATAAAGATCCGAAAGAAGTAGTCAAAGCGCTTATGAGTCGCGACCTCAAACGGGAAGGTGTCTAA
- a CDS encoding MAPEG family protein, whose translation METIYYTLIGFALWTLGLGVFLTTYRSILVLLGKKKSNEFPAGIQHGSDFNWRLNRAHLNSLENLPLFLTVVFLTASFGKIDSFANQAGLVILGARILQSLTHLTSTSVLAVNTRFTFYMIQIVTYIVLLVRLV comes from the coding sequence GTGGAAACTATTTACTATACACTCATTGGATTTGCGTTATGGACTTTGGGACTTGGTGTCTTTTTGACTACGTATCGAAGTATTTTGGTATTACTTGGAAAAAAGAAATCAAATGAATTTCCAGCTGGGATCCAACATGGTTCCGATTTTAATTGGAGATTGAACCGCGCCCATCTCAACAGTTTGGAAAATCTTCCACTTTTTTTAACGGTTGTATTTTTAACGGCAAGTTTCGGAAAAATTGATAGTTTTGCCAACCAAGCCGGCCTTGTGATTTTAGGAGCAAGGATATTACAATCCCTCACTCATCTAACATCAACTAGCGTATTGGCTGTTAATACCAGATTTACATTTTATATGATTCAAATTGTAACCTATATCGTTCTTCTGGTTCGCCTTGTTTAG
- a CDS encoding alpha/beta fold hydrolase, with protein MTLEIIESGASEENVRGVLVLWPSTGGNARSFRIRDGELETLGLRLIKFNPPSHGNSQGNYDPKTAIQLLDAYLTKSGYKNKELYGIGHSGGGAALMMYAKEVPFQKLFLLSPILDSVLSLRYLYESGSIEEFSRLLLLPELSDDLSPNKQILETLSKSDWLDTGEVDHLNVPVQNSRIRLDDLSLFLKNLFLPGFVVDPTLLQKRTNYNIFLPREDKWFPKEFTTCFAKENGLNCFEIPEAPDHFFSTSWLTVWKQIQKIGF; from the coding sequence TTGACTTTAGAAATCATCGAATCAGGTGCTTCTGAGGAAAATGTTAGAGGTGTCCTTGTCCTTTGGCCGAGTACTGGTGGCAATGCTAGATCTTTTCGGATTCGCGATGGTGAACTGGAGACATTGGGCCTTCGGCTGATCAAGTTCAATCCTCCTTCCCATGGAAATTCCCAAGGGAATTATGACCCCAAAACAGCCATACAATTGTTAGATGCCTATTTAACAAAATCTGGATACAAAAACAAAGAATTGTATGGAATTGGGCATAGTGGGGGCGGGGCAGCCCTGATGATGTATGCCAAAGAAGTTCCTTTTCAAAAATTATTTTTACTATCTCCCATTTTGGATAGTGTTCTTAGCCTTCGATATTTGTACGAATCAGGTTCTATCGAAGAGTTTAGTCGTCTCCTTCTTTTACCGGAACTGTCCGATGATTTGTCTCCCAACAAACAAATATTAGAGACTCTATCAAAATCTGATTGGTTAGATACGGGAGAGGTCGACCATCTGAATGTTCCCGTTCAAAACTCTCGGATCCGATTAGATGATTTATCTCTATTTTTAAAGAATCTTTTTTTACCTGGATTTGTGGTAGATCCAACTCTACTTCAAAAACGAACTAACTACAATATCTTCTTACCGAGAGAGGACAAGTGGTTCCCCAAAGAATTCACAACTTGTTTTGCAAAAGAGAACGGATTAAACTGTTTCGAAATCCCAGAAGCTCCCGACCATTTTTTTTCTACTTCCTGGCTTACCGTCTGGAAACAAATCCAAAAGATTGGATTTTAA
- the map gene encoding type I methionyl aminopeptidase — MSIQNEKDLQGILKAGKFVAKVRELLKLLAKPGVSTLELDNIAKLEFEKAGAFSAPKYDYKFPGFTCISTNFEIAHGIPKQDTILKNGDLINIDVSAKLDGYYADTGISFVVGNANETLHKLCETAIEGTMRATKQAFTGNYLRNIGREIHSAAVENGFTVIKNLAGHGTGKKLHEEPQVLVYEEKRDQRKLGNGLVLAIESFISTGSQTAYEEEDGWTLVASNRRGELSYVAQCEHTVIVQNGKPIIATL; from the coding sequence ATGTCGATTCAAAATGAAAAAGACCTTCAGGGAATTTTAAAAGCAGGTAAGTTTGTCGCAAAGGTTCGCGAACTTTTAAAACTACTCGCTAAACCAGGAGTCTCCACTTTGGAACTAGACAACATTGCCAAACTGGAATTTGAAAAAGCCGGTGCCTTTTCTGCTCCTAAGTATGATTACAAATTTCCCGGATTTACCTGTATCAGTACCAATTTTGAAATTGCCCATGGAATTCCTAAACAAGATACCATCTTAAAAAATGGAGATTTAATCAATATTGACGTTTCTGCCAAACTGGATGGTTATTATGCAGACACAGGAATTTCTTTTGTTGTGGGAAATGCAAACGAAACACTTCATAAGTTGTGTGAAACAGCGATTGAAGGAACGATGCGAGCCACAAAACAGGCGTTTACCGGAAATTATTTGCGAAACATTGGAAGAGAAATTCATTCCGCTGCCGTGGAAAATGGATTTACTGTGATTAAAAATTTAGCAGGTCACGGTACGGGAAAAAAACTCCATGAAGAACCACAAGTTTTGGTTTATGAAGAAAAACGTGACCAAAGAAAATTGGGGAACGGCCTTGTCCTTGCCATCGAATCTTTTATATCTACAGGAAGCCAAACCGCTTACGAAGAAGAAGATGGTTGGACACTCGTGGCAAGTAACCGTCGCGGGGAACTCAGTTATGTGGCACAATGTGAACATACTGTCATTGTCCAAAATGGAAAACCCATCATCGCCACACTTTGA
- the arsS gene encoding arsenosugar biosynthesis radical SAM (seleno)protein ArsS (Some members of this family are selenoproteins.): MNVTEQQTTLRSYSGKPFHETVGKSIPARSLKVFQINVGRWCNQACRHCHVDASPIRTEVMDRATVDLCLELISKIPEIETVDITGGAPEGNPNFKYLVEEVRKLGKRVMDRCNLTILEEPGYEWLYDFLVTHKVELVSSLPSVLENTTDNQRGKGVFQKSITALKKLNALGYGTTLPINLVYNPNGLFLSSGQVQLEKEYKDTLFKKYGIVFNKLFCINNLPINRFLGSLVRAGKFEMYMETLVNAYNPATVAGLMCLDQISVGYDGSVYDCDFNQMLDLKSREVKHIKDFDLPTYLSREIVVANHCYGCTAGAGSSCGGEIV; this comes from the coding sequence ATGAATGTAACGGAACAACAGACCACCTTACGTTCGTATAGTGGGAAACCATTTCATGAAACTGTTGGGAAATCCATCCCTGCAAGATCTCTAAAGGTTTTCCAAATCAATGTGGGACGTTGGTGTAACCAGGCCTGTCGACATTGCCATGTGGATGCATCACCTATCCGCACCGAGGTGATGGACCGGGCCACAGTAGATCTATGTTTGGAATTAATTTCAAAAATCCCAGAAATAGAAACCGTTGATATAACAGGTGGTGCACCCGAAGGAAATCCGAATTTTAAATACCTTGTCGAAGAGGTACGTAAATTAGGAAAACGGGTGATGGATCGTTGTAATTTAACGATTTTAGAAGAGCCAGGTTACGAGTGGTTGTATGATTTTTTAGTGACTCATAAGGTTGAACTTGTATCTTCTCTTCCTTCTGTTTTGGAAAATACCACAGACAACCAAAGAGGAAAAGGTGTATTTCAAAAGTCTATCACCGCCTTAAAGAAGTTAAATGCACTCGGTTATGGGACCACACTTCCAATCAACTTAGTGTATAATCCCAATGGACTTTTTTTAAGTTCGGGACAAGTGCAGTTGGAAAAAGAATATAAGGATACTTTATTTAAAAAGTATGGAATTGTTTTTAACAAATTGTTTTGTATCAATAATCTTCCCATCAATCGGTTCCTTGGATCTTTGGTAAGAGCCGGAAAATTTGAAATGTATATGGAAACTTTAGTCAATGCATACAATCCCGCCACTGTGGCAGGGCTTATGTGTTTGGACCAAATTTCCGTAGGATATGATGGTTCTGTGTATGATTGTGACTTCAATCAAATGTTAGATTTGAAATCGAGAGAAGTAAAACATATCAAGGATTTCGATTTGCCAACTTACCTGAGCCGAGAAATCGTAGTAGCAAATCATTGTTACGGATGTACTGCTGGTGCAGGATCTAGTTGTGGTGGGGAGATTGTTTAG
- a CDS encoding arsenosugar biosynthesis-associated peroxidase-like protein, with protein sequence MSENHYYNAKDLGKFGEIGRTNPALADKFFGYYNAVMAEGALTEREKALIALAVAHALKCPYCIDAYTTTSLQKGADEAQMNEAVHVAAAMAAGINLVHSVQMQNKIDELSF encoded by the coding sequence ATGTCAGAAAATCATTATTACAACGCAAAAGATCTAGGAAAGTTTGGAGAAATTGGAAGAACCAATCCTGCTCTTGCGGATAAATTTTTCGGATATTACAATGCAGTGATGGCGGAAGGTGCACTGACCGAAAGAGAAAAAGCCCTGATTGCTCTGGCTGTGGCTCATGCGCTCAAATGCCCGTACTGTATTGATGCCTATACCACCACTTCACTCCAAAAAGGTGCCGATGAAGCACAGATGAATGAAGCCGTTCATGTCGCAGCAGCAATGGCTGCTGGAATCAATTTGGTTCATAGTGTCCAAATGCAAAACAAAATTGATGAACTTTCTTTTTAG
- a CDS encoding enoyl-CoA hydratase/isomerase family protein: MTPFAEIFHGDRILEIKMQSNEKNTFDFEAFVLFEQILNKHAKNPNLRVLLFTSAQTQFFSNGIEPTLMYGKTESDVRKSVEQLLRTAQTYFHFPVPTIAVVNGHCMAAGAVFALFSDYRFMVDKGARIGFSEAIVGLNFPSIPTIVLQDLVGVKVTRDLLFTGKQIKGPEAKEIGLVDELFSAETLFGESLKFAESLSKLTNNSSRGMKTALREPYRKTMESLFQIDADLFTKVILSPDGQEGFLSLIEKRRPKFST; encoded by the coding sequence ATGACTCCTTTTGCAGAGATCTTTCATGGAGACCGCATCTTGGAAATCAAGATGCAGTCGAATGAAAAGAACACTTTCGATTTCGAAGCCTTTGTATTATTCGAACAAATCTTAAACAAACACGCAAAAAATCCCAATTTGCGTGTTTTGCTTTTTACATCCGCACAAACACAGTTTTTTTCCAATGGGATTGAACCCACTCTCATGTATGGAAAAACAGAATCCGATGTTCGTAAATCCGTTGAACAGTTGTTAAGAACCGCGCAAACTTATTTTCACTTTCCTGTTCCTACGATTGCTGTAGTCAACGGACATTGTATGGCGGCGGGAGCAGTGTTTGCATTGTTCTCTGATTACCGGTTCATGGTGGACAAAGGGGCAAGGATTGGTTTTTCCGAAGCTATTGTGGGACTCAACTTTCCATCAATACCTACCATTGTTTTACAAGACTTGGTGGGTGTAAAAGTTACACGTGATCTTTTATTCACAGGCAAACAAATCAAAGGTCCTGAAGCCAAAGAAATTGGTCTAGTGGATGAATTGTTTAGCGCCGAAACATTGTTTGGTGAATCGTTGAAATTTGCCGAATCTCTTTCCAAACTCACAAACAATTCCAGCCGTGGGATGAAAACTGCCTTACGCGAACCGTATAGAAAAACAATGGAATCTTTATTCCAAATTGATGCTGACCTATTTACAAAAGTCATTTTGTCTCCTGATGGACAGGAAGGATTTTTATCACTGATCGAAAAACGCCGGCCTAAGTTCAGTACTTGA